One segment of Radiobacillus kanasensis DNA contains the following:
- the rpsT gene encoding 30S ribosomal protein S20, giving the protein MANIKSAIKRVRVNNDHRAHNISIKTDMRSQIKRVESLVESKDVENAKAAFKVAAHKIDKAVQKGIIHKNKGNRQKSRLAKKVNDLSA; this is encoded by the coding sequence ATGGCAAATATTAAATCTGCGATCAAGCGTGTTCGTGTGAACAACGACCACCGTGCACATAACATCTCTATTAAAACGGATATGCGTTCCCAAATTAAACGTGTAGAAAGCTTAGTAGAAAGCAAAGATGTTGAAAATGCGAAAGCTGCATTTAAAGTAGCTGCTCACAAAATTGACAAAGCAGTTCAAAAAGGAATCATCCACAAAAACAAAGGCAATCGTCAAAAATCTCGCCTAGCTAAAAAAGTTAACGATTTATCCGCTTAA
- the spoIIP gene encoding stage II sporulation protein P has translation MNTNPNTSLNQFIKQSKPWYKKGSLLIISIGLLFLFIGILTSIKPAYRLSSNTINEWTRQIDGASFLYFMGMENRLFEEAFPESKDPLSVSNLMFQMATSLKPNDPRTLLGRELPGFDAYNGKIIVAGEGTDYTNLPIESAAPLDVVLEDREAKMPEEEVEQPPEQSNDTNGQPTTGDRNVVFLYTTHNRESFLPHLPEGTSKDEAYHSEVNISKVSNRLASSLKSQGIGSQVDHTDFMNVLNQKGWEYWQSYTASKPIVEEALATNKNIQYIFDIHRDSQGKEETTTTIDGKSYARFFFIVGSDNPDNETNLKLATDLHNKLNEMYPGISRGVKTQGGSGFNGVYNQDLSDQSVIVEIGGVENNMKELYRSADALAKVFSEYYWQAEKVQGNP, from the coding sequence ATGAACACAAATCCAAATACATCCCTAAACCAATTCATCAAACAGTCCAAGCCATGGTATAAAAAAGGAAGTCTTTTAATCATCAGTATAGGTTTATTATTTTTATTCATCGGAATCCTGACATCGATTAAACCGGCCTATCGGCTGTCTTCTAACACGATAAATGAATGGACAAGACAAATTGATGGAGCATCTTTTCTTTATTTTATGGGAATGGAAAACCGTTTGTTTGAAGAGGCATTTCCGGAATCCAAAGATCCATTAAGTGTCTCTAATCTTATGTTTCAAATGGCTACTAGTTTAAAGCCTAATGATCCGAGAACATTGTTAGGAAGAGAGCTTCCCGGTTTCGATGCCTACAATGGAAAAATCATTGTAGCAGGGGAAGGAACAGACTACACAAACCTTCCCATTGAATCCGCTGCACCTCTAGATGTTGTTTTGGAGGATCGCGAAGCAAAGATGCCGGAAGAAGAGGTGGAACAACCGCCTGAGCAATCGAATGATACAAACGGACAACCGACGACAGGTGACCGAAATGTAGTTTTTCTATATACGACTCATAACCGAGAATCCTTCTTACCACATTTACCAGAAGGAACGTCGAAGGATGAAGCTTATCACTCTGAGGTCAATATATCGAAAGTAAGTAATCGGTTAGCTTCGAGCTTGAAAAGCCAAGGGATAGGGTCACAAGTCGATCATACGGACTTCATGAATGTGTTAAACCAGAAGGGCTGGGAATATTGGCAGTCTTATACAGCTTCCAAGCCTATTGTAGAAGAAGCCCTAGCGACCAATAAGAACATTCAATATATATTTGACATCCATCGAGATTCACAAGGTAAGGAAGAAACTACAACGACTATTGACGGAAAAAGCTATGCTCGCTTCTTCTTTATTGTAGGAAGTGACAATCCAGATAACGAAACAAATCTGAAGTTAGCGACCGATTTACACAACAAGTTAAACGAGATGTACCCAGGCATAAGTCGAGGTGTAAAAACACAAGGCGGATCTGGATTTAACGGAGTGTACAACCAAGATTTATCTGATCAATCCGTTATTGTCGAGATTGGTGGAGTAGAAAATAACATGAAAGAACTCTACCGATCAGCGGACGCGTTAGCAAAAGTGTTTAGTGAGTACTACTGGCAAGCAGAAAAAGTACAAGGGAATCCATAG
- the hemW gene encoding radical SAM family heme chaperone HemW — protein sequence MVSSVYIHIPFCQQICHYCDFTKFFYDEKLANEYLEALEKEIETNIDEPNKSVRTIFVGGGTPTALTHKQLERLLKLISKNFDVENCLEYSFEANPGDLDLEKIKLLKHYGVQRISLGVQVFDDKMLEEIGRVHRVKDVYNNLDLLFQQELRNVSIDLIYSLPHQTVEHFERTLEEALSFNLPHYSAYALQIEPKTIFYNRYRKGKLHRPKEEEEVQMFELLRKKMIENGLNQYEISNFAKKGMESKHNLTYWDNQHYYGFGAGAHGYLPGKRVVNLRPLPAYVEQALKNGKPVLHEEPITRKEQIEEEMFLGLRKIKGVSIASFAQKYNQDLIQLYGSTIDRLQAKGWLQVKGDAVQLTEDGLLFGNEVFQEFLLDESS from the coding sequence ATGGTCTCCTCCGTTTATATCCATATTCCATTTTGCCAGCAAATTTGTCACTATTGCGACTTTACGAAGTTTTTCTATGACGAGAAGTTAGCAAATGAATATTTGGAAGCACTCGAAAAAGAAATAGAAACGAATATAGATGAACCGAATAAATCCGTTCGAACGATCTTCGTGGGTGGTGGAACACCAACTGCTTTAACGCACAAACAGTTAGAGCGTCTTCTGAAACTTATATCGAAAAATTTCGATGTGGAAAATTGCTTGGAATATAGTTTTGAAGCAAATCCAGGTGATTTAGACCTTGAGAAAATTAAATTGCTAAAACATTATGGGGTACAACGTATTTCATTAGGTGTTCAAGTATTTGATGACAAAATGTTAGAAGAAATTGGCCGCGTTCATCGAGTGAAGGATGTTTATAATAATTTGGATTTATTATTCCAACAAGAATTACGGAATGTAAGTATTGATTTGATATATAGTCTTCCTCATCAAACCGTGGAGCATTTTGAAAGGACCTTAGAGGAAGCTTTGTCCTTCAACTTACCCCACTACTCGGCATATGCGTTGCAGATTGAACCGAAAACGATATTTTACAATAGATATCGAAAAGGAAAGCTTCACCGACCGAAAGAGGAAGAAGAAGTTCAAATGTTCGAATTACTCCGTAAAAAGATGATCGAGAACGGATTGAATCAGTACGAAATCAGTAATTTTGCGAAAAAAGGTATGGAAAGTAAGCACAATTTAACCTATTGGGATAACCAGCATTATTATGGCTTTGGTGCGGGTGCACACGGATATTTACCTGGGAAAAGAGTTGTTAATTTACGACCACTTCCTGCGTATGTGGAACAAGCACTCAAAAACGGAAAGCCTGTCTTACATGAAGAGCCTATCACACGAAAAGAACAAATAGAGGAAGAGATGTTTCTTGGACTGCGCAAGATAAAAGGAGTCTCCATTGCGTCCTTTGCACAAAAATATAACCAAGATCTTATTCAACTATACGGTTCAACTATTGATCGTTTGCAAGCAAAAGGATGGCTTCAAGTAAAAGGTGATGCGGTCCAATTAACCGAGGATGGCTTGTTGTTTGGTAATGAAGTATTCCAAGAGTTTTTGCTAGATGAATCTTCCTGA
- the grpE gene encoding nucleotide exchange factor GrpE, translated as MEEKDQVKETTEENQQEEVVNAEQEVVEESAETEEVNEELEKLKQEKAELNDRFSRMQAEYDNFRKRTQKEKESDRKYKSQALVTELLPVVDNFERALAVHEGDQASDGFVEGIKMVYKQLTDALEKEGVEVIAAEGEAFDPHLHQAVMQVEDDQYEANSVIEVLQAGYKLKDKVIRPAMVKVNQ; from the coding sequence ATGGAAGAAAAAGATCAAGTAAAAGAAACTACAGAAGAAAATCAACAAGAAGAAGTAGTAAATGCAGAACAAGAAGTAGTAGAAGAATCTGCAGAGACTGAAGAAGTGAATGAAGAGCTAGAAAAACTTAAGCAAGAAAAGGCGGAGTTAAACGATCGTTTCTCAAGAATGCAAGCGGAATATGATAATTTTCGTAAACGAACACAAAAAGAAAAAGAATCAGATCGTAAATATAAATCCCAAGCATTAGTCACAGAATTACTTCCTGTTGTCGACAACTTTGAACGAGCTCTTGCTGTTCACGAAGGCGATCAAGCTTCGGACGGCTTTGTAGAAGGGATTAAAATGGTCTATAAGCAACTAACGGATGCCTTAGAAAAAGAAGGCGTGGAAGTGATTGCTGCAGAAGGAGAAGCCTTTGACCCACATCTTCATCAAGCGGTTATGCAAGTAGAAGATGATCAGTATGAGGCTAATTCAGTGATTGAAGTGTTGCAAGCAGGCTACAAATTGAAAGATAAAGTGATTCGCCCAGCAATGGTAAAAGTAAATCAATAA
- the lepA gene encoding translation elongation factor 4, translating into MTNRNQNRVRNFSIIAHIDHGKSTLADRILEKTQALTQREMKEQFLDAMDLERERGITIKLNAVQLKYKRENDGEYLFHLIDTPGHVDFTYEVSRSLAACEGAILVVDAVQGIEAQTLANVYLAMDNDLEIIPVINKIDLPSADPERVKQEIEDVLGIDGDEAILASAKAGIGIEEILERIVEKVPAPAGDADAPLKALIFDSLYDSYRGVVAYVCIKEGSVKIGDKIKMMATGKEFEVNEIGVFNPKPVPQNELTVGDVGYLTASIKNVGDTRVGDTITLARNAADEPLPGYRRLNPMVFCGLYPVDANKYNDLREALERLELNDSSLQYEAETSQALGFGFRCGFLGLLHMEIIQERIEREFNIDLITTAPSVIYEVELTDGEVISVDNPSVMPDPQKVEEIREPYVKASIMVPNDYVGAVMELCQKKRGDFMDMQYMDEVRVNVVYEIPLSEIVYDFFDQLKSQTKGYASFDYELIGYKNSKLVKMDILLNGDTIDALSFIVHKDFSFERGKQIVDKLKSLIPRQQFEVPVQAAVGNKIVARSTIKAMRKNVLSKCYGGDISRKRKLLEKQKEGKKRMKMVGSVEVPQEAFMAVLRMDDE; encoded by the coding sequence TTGACGAATAGAAATCAGAATAGAGTGAGGAATTTTTCCATCATCGCCCATATTGATCATGGAAAATCCACCCTTGCCGATCGTATCTTAGAAAAAACACAAGCTCTTACGCAACGTGAGATGAAAGAACAGTTTTTGGATGCCATGGATTTGGAAAGAGAACGCGGGATCACCATTAAACTAAATGCTGTTCAATTAAAATATAAACGTGAAAATGATGGAGAGTACTTATTTCATCTTATTGATACACCGGGCCACGTCGACTTTACATATGAAGTATCGAGAAGTCTTGCTGCATGTGAAGGTGCGATATTAGTAGTCGATGCCGTGCAAGGGATAGAAGCCCAAACACTTGCTAACGTTTATTTGGCGATGGACAATGACTTAGAAATCATCCCTGTTATTAATAAAATCGATTTGCCGAGCGCGGATCCTGAGCGAGTGAAGCAAGAAATTGAAGACGTTCTAGGTATTGATGGAGATGAAGCGATCCTCGCTTCTGCGAAGGCAGGAATTGGAATCGAAGAAATATTAGAGCGTATCGTAGAAAAAGTTCCCGCACCGGCTGGGGACGCGGATGCACCATTAAAAGCACTAATTTTTGATTCCTTATATGATTCCTATCGTGGTGTTGTAGCCTACGTTTGTATTAAAGAAGGCTCTGTGAAAATTGGCGATAAAATCAAAATGATGGCAACAGGTAAAGAATTTGAAGTGAACGAAATTGGTGTGTTCAATCCAAAGCCTGTACCACAAAATGAATTAACTGTTGGAGATGTTGGGTATTTAACCGCCTCTATTAAAAACGTAGGAGATACAAGAGTTGGGGATACGATAACGTTAGCTCGCAACGCTGCAGATGAACCACTACCAGGATACCGTCGCCTCAATCCAATGGTCTTCTGTGGATTATATCCTGTAGATGCCAACAAATATAATGATTTAAGAGAAGCTTTAGAGCGCCTTGAATTAAATGACTCTTCCTTACAATATGAAGCGGAAACATCCCAAGCACTAGGTTTTGGTTTCCGTTGTGGTTTCCTTGGATTACTTCACATGGAAATCATTCAGGAGCGCATTGAACGAGAATTTAATATTGACTTAATTACGACCGCACCTAGTGTTATCTACGAAGTGGAATTAACCGATGGTGAAGTTATATCTGTTGATAACCCTTCCGTTATGCCAGATCCACAAAAAGTGGAAGAAATACGAGAGCCTTATGTAAAAGCATCTATTATGGTACCGAATGATTACGTCGGTGCTGTTATGGAGCTCTGTCAAAAGAAACGTGGAGATTTCATGGATATGCAGTATATGGACGAAGTTAGAGTGAATGTTGTCTATGAAATTCCGTTATCGGAAATCGTCTATGATTTCTTTGATCAACTGAAATCTCAAACAAAAGGCTATGCATCCTTTGATTACGAGTTGATTGGATATAAGAACTCCAAGCTTGTGAAAATGGATATTCTTTTAAATGGAGACACCATTGATGCCCTTTCTTTCATCGTGCATAAAGACTTCTCTTTTGAACGTGGAAAGCAAATCGTAGATAAGTTGAAGTCATTGATTCCTAGACAGCAATTTGAAGTTCCTGTTCAAGCCGCTGTAGGGAATAAAATTGTGGCTCGTTCAACGATTAAAGCAATGCGTAAAAACGTTCTTTCAAAATGTTACGGGGGAGACATTTCCCGTAAACGAAAATTGTTGGAGAAACAAAAAGAAGGTAAAAAACGAATGAAAATGGTAGGCTCTGTAGAAGTGCCTCAAGAAGCATTTATGGCTGTACTAAGAATGGACGACGAATAG
- the gpr gene encoding GPR endopeptidase codes for MNQDDNQYQVRTDLAVEAKDMYVEKDKEKEDQIEGVSITDKREGDIEVTYVQINAQGAEKIGKKPGTYVTLHSEAVKKQDTKMQEQTARVLAKELTNLLKASNIPSEGKGLVVGLGNWNVTPDALGPMSIEKVMITSHLFELQPQSVKEGYRPVSAMTPGVMGLTGIETSDIIHGVIEKTKPDFVIAIDALASRSIERVNATIQLSDSGIHPGSGVGNKRKEISKDTLGIPVIALGVPTVVDAVTITSDTIDFLLKHFGREWKEKDRPSKALSPAGMSFGKKTLTEEDLPDPEKRKAVLGMVGELDEEEKRSLIKEVLTPLGHNLMVTPKEVDSYMKDMAHVLASGLNAALHENVDMDNFESYTR; via the coding sequence ATGAACCAAGATGATAACCAATACCAGGTGCGAACCGACTTAGCTGTAGAAGCGAAGGACATGTATGTAGAGAAAGACAAAGAAAAAGAGGACCAAATAGAAGGGGTCTCTATTACAGACAAACGAGAAGGAGATATTGAAGTCACGTACGTACAAATCAATGCACAAGGGGCAGAAAAAATTGGAAAGAAGCCCGGAACTTACGTGACTTTACATAGTGAAGCGGTAAAAAAACAGGATACAAAAATGCAAGAGCAAACCGCCCGTGTATTAGCCAAGGAACTAACTAACCTTTTGAAAGCTAGTAACATTCCGTCAGAAGGGAAAGGGTTAGTGGTTGGACTAGGTAATTGGAACGTAACACCAGATGCTTTAGGACCAATGTCCATAGAAAAAGTAATGATCACGAGCCATTTATTTGAGTTACAACCACAGTCTGTGAAAGAAGGCTATCGACCTGTCTCTGCAATGACACCAGGTGTTATGGGGCTAACGGGGATAGAAACAAGCGATATTATTCATGGAGTCATTGAAAAAACAAAACCTGACTTCGTTATTGCGATTGATGCTTTAGCCTCTAGATCGATTGAACGCGTGAATGCAACGATTCAATTATCGGATTCTGGTATTCACCCAGGATCAGGTGTCGGAAATAAACGGAAAGAGATTAGCAAGGATACACTAGGTATTCCAGTCATTGCTCTTGGTGTACCTACCGTTGTGGATGCTGTAACGATTACAAGTGATACGATTGACTTTTTATTGAAGCACTTTGGAAGAGAGTGGAAGGAAAAGGATAGACCTTCCAAAGCGTTATCTCCTGCTGGTATGAGTTTTGGTAAAAAGACATTAACAGAAGAAGATTTACCAGACCCGGAGAAAAGAAAAGCTGTATTAGGAATGGTAGGGGAGCTAGATGAAGAAGAGAAACGTTCTCTTATTAAAGAAGTGTTAACTCCACTCGGACACAACCTCATGGTGACGCCGAAGGAAGTGGATAGCTACATGAAAGATATGGCGCATGTACTAGCGTCGGGCTTAAACGCGGCTCTTCATGAAAATGTCGATATGGACAATTTTGAATCCTATACGAGATAG
- the dnaK gene encoding molecular chaperone DnaK yields MGKIIGIDLGTTNSCVAVMEGGEAKVIPNPEGNRTSPSVVAFKNGERQVGEVAKRQAITNPNTIQSIKRHMGTDYNVEIEGKEYTPQEVSAIILQYLKSYAEDYLGEKVDKAVITVPAYFNDAERQATKDAGKIAGLEVERIINEPTAAALAYGIDKDEQDQTILVYDLGGGTFDVSILDIGDGTFEVVATAGDNRLGGDDFDQVVIDHMVAEFKKENGIDLSKDKMAVQRLKDAAEKAKKDLSGVAQTQISLPFITAGEAGPLHLEMNVTRAKFDELSADLVERTMGPTRKALQDADMSASDIDKVLLVGGSTRIPAVQEAIKKEIGKEPSKGVNPDEVVALGAAIQGGVLQGDVKDVVLLDVTPLSLGIETMGSVFTKLIERNTTIPTSHSQVFSTAAENQTAVDIHVLQGEREMAANNKTLGRFQLTDIPPAPRGVPQIEVSFDIDANGIVNVRAKDLGTNKEQSITIKSSSGLSDDEVERMVKEAEENAEDDKKRREEVELRNEADQLIFSTDKTIKDLGDKVSDEDKEKAETAKEELKKVLEGSDIEEIKQKRDALQEQVQALSVKLYEQAQAEAQDAQGEAGEKKDDDVVDADYEEVNDEDDKK; encoded by the coding sequence ATGGGTAAAATTATCGGTATTGACTTAGGTACAACAAATTCATGTGTGGCAGTAATGGAAGGCGGAGAAGCAAAAGTAATTCCAAATCCTGAAGGAAATCGTACTAGTCCTTCCGTTGTCGCATTTAAAAACGGGGAAAGACAGGTTGGGGAAGTTGCAAAGCGCCAAGCAATTACAAACCCTAACACGATTCAATCTATTAAACGTCACATGGGTACTGACTACAACGTAGAGATTGAAGGAAAGGAATACACACCGCAAGAAGTATCCGCTATTATTCTACAGTATTTGAAATCTTATGCAGAAGATTATTTAGGGGAAAAGGTAGATAAAGCGGTTATTACCGTACCAGCTTATTTCAACGATGCAGAGCGCCAAGCAACGAAGGATGCTGGTAAAATTGCTGGTCTTGAAGTAGAGCGTATTATTAACGAGCCGACAGCTGCTGCTTTGGCCTATGGCATTGATAAGGATGAGCAAGATCAAACAATTCTTGTTTATGACTTAGGTGGCGGTACATTTGACGTATCTATCCTAGATATCGGTGATGGTACGTTTGAAGTAGTTGCAACTGCTGGGGACAACCGCCTAGGTGGGGATGACTTCGACCAAGTAGTTATCGATCACATGGTTGCTGAATTTAAAAAAGAAAATGGCATTGACTTGTCTAAAGATAAAATGGCCGTACAACGTTTAAAGGATGCTGCTGAAAAAGCCAAAAAAGATCTTTCTGGTGTCGCACAAACACAAATTTCTTTACCATTTATCACAGCTGGAGAAGCAGGGCCATTACACTTGGAAATGAATGTAACACGTGCGAAATTCGATGAGCTTTCCGCGGATTTAGTAGAAAGAACCATGGGACCTACCCGTAAAGCATTGCAAGATGCGGATATGTCAGCTAGTGATATTGATAAAGTGTTGCTTGTAGGTGGCTCAACTCGTATTCCTGCTGTTCAAGAGGCAATTAAGAAAGAAATCGGAAAAGAACCATCTAAAGGTGTAAACCCAGATGAAGTAGTAGCATTAGGTGCTGCAATCCAAGGTGGAGTGCTTCAAGGGGATGTAAAAGACGTCGTTCTACTTGACGTTACACCGTTATCTTTAGGTATCGAAACAATGGGAAGCGTATTTACGAAGTTAATCGAGCGTAATACAACGATTCCTACAAGTCATTCTCAAGTGTTTTCTACGGCAGCCGAAAACCAAACAGCTGTTGATATCCATGTTCTTCAAGGGGAGCGTGAAATGGCTGCTAACAACAAAACACTTGGACGTTTCCAATTGACGGACATTCCGCCAGCACCACGTGGAGTACCACAAATTGAAGTATCCTTTGATATTGATGCAAACGGTATTGTTAACGTCCGTGCGAAGGACTTAGGTACAAACAAAGAACAATCTATTACCATTAAGTCATCTTCTGGTTTATCAGATGATGAAGTAGAAAGAATGGTTAAAGAAGCAGAAGAAAATGCGGAAGATGATAAAAAACGTCGTGAAGAAGTTGAACTTCGTAACGAAGCAGATCAACTAATCTTCAGCACCGATAAAACCATTAAGGATCTTGGCGACAAAGTATCTGATGAAGACAAAGAAAAAGCAGAAACTGCTAAAGAAGAATTGAAGAAGGTACTAGAAGGTTCAGATATAGAAGAAATCAAACAAAAACGTGACGCTCTTCAAGAGCAAGTTCAAGCTCTTTCTGTAAAGCTTTATGAGCAAGCTCAAGCAGAAGCACAAGATGCTCAAGGTGAAGCTGGTGAAAAGAAAGATGACGATGTTGTTGATGCAGATTATGAAGAAGTAAATGACGAGGACGACAAAAAATAA
- the dnaJ gene encoding molecular chaperone DnaJ yields MSKRDYYEVLGLSKDASKEEIKKAYRKLARKYHPDVNKEADASDKFKEAKEAYETLSNEQKRSQYDQFGHAGPQSQGFGGFGGAEDFGGFGDIFDMFFGGGGRRRDPNAPRQGADLQYTMTLEFEEAIFGKDTDIEIPKEETCETCSGSGAKPGTKTKTCSHCHGTGQLNTEQNTPFGRVVNKRVCHHCQGSGKVIPEKCNTCGGTGTVKKRKKIHINIPAGIDEGQQIRVSGQGEPGVNGGPAGDLYVVVRVKPHEFYEREGDNIYCEMPITFAQAALGDELEIPTVHGKIKLKIPAGTQTGKVFRLKGKGVPNVRGYGQGDQHVKIRVVTPTNLSDRQRELLREFNDISGNQPADEHEDSFFQRMKRAIKGE; encoded by the coding sequence GTGAGTAAGCGAGATTATTATGAGGTCCTTGGGCTTTCAAAGGATGCTTCTAAAGAGGAGATCAAAAAGGCTTACCGTAAGCTAGCCAGAAAATATCACCCTGACGTGAATAAGGAAGCAGATGCTTCTGATAAATTTAAGGAAGCGAAAGAAGCCTATGAAACTTTAAGCAATGAGCAAAAACGTAGTCAATACGACCAGTTTGGTCATGCCGGTCCGCAAAGCCAAGGTTTTGGAGGCTTTGGTGGAGCAGAAGACTTTGGAGGCTTCGGTGATATCTTTGATATGTTCTTCGGAGGTGGAGGTCGTCGTCGTGATCCGAACGCACCAAGACAAGGCGCGGATCTACAATACACGATGACCCTCGAATTTGAAGAAGCTATCTTTGGAAAAGATACGGACATTGAAATTCCAAAAGAAGAAACATGTGAAACGTGCTCTGGATCTGGTGCAAAACCAGGTACCAAGACAAAGACGTGTTCCCATTGTCATGGAACCGGTCAACTGAATACGGAACAAAATACGCCATTTGGCCGTGTGGTGAATAAACGCGTATGTCACCATTGTCAAGGTTCTGGAAAGGTCATTCCAGAAAAATGTAATACGTGCGGCGGGACTGGTACGGTGAAGAAACGTAAAAAAATCCATATCAATATTCCAGCAGGTATTGATGAAGGACAACAAATCAGGGTTTCTGGTCAAGGGGAACCCGGTGTAAATGGTGGTCCAGCTGGCGATTTATATGTTGTAGTTCGGGTAAAACCTCATGAGTTTTACGAGCGCGAAGGCGACAACATTTACTGTGAAATGCCAATTACTTTTGCTCAAGCGGCATTAGGCGATGAATTAGAAATCCCTACCGTGCACGGGAAAATTAAATTAAAGATTCCTGCAGGGACACAAACAGGAAAAGTATTCCGTTTAAAAGGAAAAGGTGTACCAAATGTTAGAGGGTATGGTCAAGGTGACCAGCACGTGAAAATCCGTGTTGTGACCCCAACTAACTTAAGTGATAGACAAAGAGAGCTGTTAAGAGAGTTTAATGATATCAGTGGCAATCAACCAGCGGATGAACACGAAGATTCTTTTTTTCAGCGGATGAAGCGAGCCATTAAAGGGGAGTAA
- a CDS encoding DUF3679 domain-containing protein, with translation MVKMLIGMLIMVLLFLGGVLFGIDQASEGVTEIRGYTTSSLKEAVQTGENNQEEYQIEVMGQDFEQVSVEEKQEKFEEMESEHMTQKIAGAMEHSVKWFYNGLVKSAHEIVQTFF, from the coding sequence ATGGTAAAAATGTTAATAGGTATGTTGATAATGGTTCTATTATTTCTAGGTGGCGTATTATTTGGCATCGATCAGGCTAGTGAAGGGGTAACGGAGATTCGTGGATATACAACTTCTTCTCTAAAAGAAGCGGTACAAACGGGTGAGAACAATCAAGAAGAATATCAAATCGAAGTAATGGGACAAGATTTCGAACAAGTTTCGGTCGAAGAAAAACAAGAGAAATTTGAAGAGATGGAATCTGAGCATATGACTCAAAAGATTGCTGGAGCTATGGAGCATAGTGTGAAATGGTTTTACAACGGTCTCGTTAAATCCGCTCATGAGATTGTGCAGACGTTCTTTTAG
- the hrcA gene encoding heat-inducible transcriptional repressor HrcA translates to MLSKRQLQVLQVIVDEFIQTAQPIGSRAISKREEVEYSSATIRNEMADLEEMGFIEKTHSSSGRVPSEKGYRFYVDHLISPFHLSNTDLGIITDTFEKGMVEFERVVQKSAKVLSDLTNYTSIILGPEVFETKLKQLQIINLTSLSAVAILVTNTGHVEHRTFSIPKEIKSGDLEKLVNILNERLAGVPIIKLQDKLYTEIADLVRAYTNDYETAYTYLKSALIDQHPVKLYIGGKTNILMQPEFKDINKIRSLYSIIEQEEYLAEVLRSNREGIKISIGQENEIVAMQDCSLITATYSLGDQQVGTIALLGPTRMEYSRVISLLDVLSGKLTKTFHSWYEKE, encoded by the coding sequence ATGTTATCTAAGAGGCAATTGCAAGTGTTACAAGTCATTGTTGATGAATTCATCCAGACGGCTCAGCCGATAGGGTCGAGAGCCATTTCCAAAAGGGAAGAGGTAGAGTATAGCTCTGCCACCATCCGAAATGAAATGGCTGATTTAGAAGAGATGGGTTTTATTGAAAAAACGCACTCTTCCTCCGGTCGAGTTCCATCGGAAAAAGGCTATCGTTTTTATGTCGATCATTTAATATCTCCCTTTCACTTGTCTAATACTGACTTAGGAATTATCACAGACACTTTTGAAAAGGGAATGGTTGAATTTGAGCGTGTTGTGCAGAAGTCTGCGAAGGTGTTATCTGACTTAACCAATTATACGAGCATAATTTTGGGTCCTGAAGTGTTCGAAACAAAATTAAAGCAGCTGCAGATTATCAACTTAACCTCACTGTCTGCTGTAGCAATTCTGGTAACGAACACTGGACATGTCGAGCATCGTACCTTCTCGATTCCGAAAGAAATAAAGTCTGGTGATTTAGAAAAATTGGTGAACATCTTAAATGAACGACTCGCAGGAGTTCCAATTATAAAGCTACAGGATAAGCTCTATACCGAAATTGCAGATCTAGTTAGAGCTTATACGAATGATTATGAAACCGCCTATACGTATTTGAAGTCAGCTTTAATAGACCAACATCCGGTTAAGCTTTATATAGGTGGGAAAACGAATATCCTCATGCAACCAGAATTCAAGGATATTAACAAGATTAGATCCTTGTACTCGATCATTGAACAAGAAGAATACTTAGCAGAAGTGCTTCGTTCGAATAGGGAAGGGATAAAAATTTCGATTGGGCAAGAAAACGAAATTGTTGCCATGCAGGATTGCAGCTTAATCACAGCTACGTATTCTTTAGGAGATCAACAAGTTGGAACGATTGCATTATTAGGACCAACACGAATGGAATATTCTCGAGTCATATCTTTATTAGACGTATTATCAGGAAAACTTACAAAAACTTTTCATTCATGGTATGAGAAGGAATAA